The stretch of DNA CTGTTTCTTTTAACTTTCCTAAAAAAGGAATAATACCCTTTGCAAGTGTTGGTTCGCCACCGGTAATGACAACACCACCAATAAGGTGCTTTCGTTTTTGTATAAATTCAAGCACCTCATGGTTTGAATATTGTTGTAAATTACAATCATTGCACGCCAGGGATGCATTATGGCAGTAAAGACAGCGTAAATTGCATCCACCGGTAAAAAGGACAGTGCTGATAACCTGTGGGAAGTCAATGAGTGAGGTTTTTTGAATACCCCGAATATTCATGTGTATTTACCTTAAATAATTCATCTTTCATAAACTCTTTTCTTTCATGAAATTCTTCCTGTTTCCCTTTATTCCACTGGTTCACTGGCCTGAAATACCCAACAACCCTTGAGTAGACTTCAACAGGTATCTTTTTTTCATGATGCTTTTGCATTATAAAACCTCCATTTAAATATAAACAAAATTATAAATTTCTTACTGCTGTACCTGTGCTTCAATCTGCAATGGCTTACTATCTTCAATTTCGACATCTATCCCAAACATCTCAAGTTCTTCTTTTGTATGCTCATACGGACAGAATTTATGATTACCCGGTATATACCCATGAACGGGGCAAATACTGAATGTTGGCGTAATGGTAAAATATGGTATATGGTAGTTATAGGCAATGGTCTTAACCAGAAGTTTTACCATCTGGGGATCATCAATCTTTTCACCTATAAAGCAATGCACTACCGTGCCCCCGGTGAATTTTGACTGCAGTTGGTCCTGATGGTCAAGCAAATCAAATATATCGTGAGCAAATCCTACCGGTGGATGAATAGAGTTAGTGTAATATGGCTCGTTTTTGCCGGATGTTATGATGTCAGGAAATCTGTTTTTATCGTGGCGTGCAAACCGGTAGCTTACTCCTTCAGCAGGTGTTGCTTCTAAATTGTATAAATTGCCTGTTTCATGCTGATAGGCGGTAATTTTATCCCGCATAAAATCCAGTACCTGAGCAGTGAACTCTTTACCTTCTTCAGTTGTTATGTCCTGACCTAAAAGATTAAGGCAGGCTTCGTTCATCCCAACAAGACCAATCGTTGAGAAATGGTTAACCCAGTATTTTTTGAATCGTTTATATACATCACGAAGATAGAATTTAGTATAGGGATAAAGATTATTAGCAGTAAAGTTTTCCAGAACTTTACGCTTAATTTCTAATGAATTCCGAGCTAAATCCATTAAATGAGATAAGTTATCAAAAAATTCATCTTTCGTTTTGGCAAGATACCCTAAACGTGGCATATTTATAGTTACAACACCAATACTTCCAGTTAGTGGATTTGCACCAAAAAGACCGCCACCCCGCTTGCGTAATTCCCTGTTATCAAGTCGCAGGCGGCAGCACATGGAACGTGCATCATCTGGATCCATGTCGGAGTTAACAAAGTTTGCAAAATAGGGTATGCCATATTTTGCAGTAATTTCCCATAGCAGGTTTAAAGATGGATTGTCCCAGTCAAAATCTTTTGAAATATTGTATGTAGGTATGGGAAATGTAAAAATTCTGTGGCGGGCATCTCCTTCAAGCATGCATTCGGCAAAGGCGGTATTGAAGATATCCATCTCTTTTTGAAATTGTGCATATGTTTCGTCCATGAATTGTCCACCAATGATCACATGTTCATCAGCTATGGAGTGGGGAACAGTAAGGTCAAGTGTTACATTGGTAAATGGGGTCTGGAATCCTACACGGGTAGGTATATTCATGTTGAAGATAAATTCCTGTAGGCACTGTTTTACGCCTGCATAATCCAAGTTATCGTAGCGTATGAATGGAGCAAGATACGTATCAAAGTTTGCAAATGCCTGAGCACCGGCAGATTCACCCTGCAGGGTATAGAAAAAATTAACTATCTGTCCCAATGCACTTCTGAAATGTTTTGCAGGTCTGCTTTCAACTTTGCCGGGAACACCACCAAAACCGGTTAATAAAAGGTCACGCAAATCCCACCCAACGCAGTATGCAGAAAGCAACCCTAAATCATGTAAATGCATATCACAGTTAACATGTGCATCCCTGATTTCGGGAGGATAAATTCGTTCAAGCCAGTATTTAGCGGTTACTGCAGATGCGATATGATTGTTTAAACCCTGCAAAGAATAACTCATATTGCTGTTTTCGTTCACACGCCAGTCTGATCTGTCAAGGTAATCTTCAATAAGCTGAATGCCTTCATTTAAAAGGCTTTTTCCTTCGCGTATTTTGCGGTGCTGCTCACGGTACAGAATATAAGCTTTTGCAACTTTTGCATGCCCTTTCTCTATGAGCATCTTTTCAACTAAATCCTGAACATTTTCAACTGTTGGAATATGCTCACCTTTATATAATAAGGACAATATATCAACAACCGATTCAGCAATTTGAGCTGCAGTATTTCTGTCAGTGCCACCAACAGCACGGGCAGCCTTGAATATTGCTTCTGTGATCTTTTCTATATAAAAAGGAACTATCCTGCCATCCCGTTTTCTAATAAACTGGGGGCTAGCTTTTGAATCTGCCATATGAAAACTCCGTAAACGGTGAAATAGTAAGAATGGTGAACAAAAAAACTATAATGCAATGGTTATGGATTGTTAGCTGCTGGAATTTTTACAAAACAATGGCATACTGGAACAAAAAAGTCAATAACATTTATGTGACATAACAAAAATAATTTACTATACATATATTAGCATAAATATGTATGTATTCATGGGTCAAGAAAAAATTAAATTTTAAAATTTAATCACTAATTATTCCTAAATGTGGAAATTTGAATAAAATATAAAATAGTGTACATCCCCGCCG from Spirochaetota bacterium encodes:
- the nrdD gene encoding anaerobic ribonucleoside-triphosphate reductase, with the translated sequence MQKHHEKKIPVEVYSRVVGYFRPVNQWNKGKQEEFHERKEFMKDELFKVNTHEYSGYSKNLTH
- a CDS encoding ribonucleoside triphosphate reductase, with the protein product MADSKASPQFIRKRDGRIVPFYIEKITEAIFKAARAVGGTDRNTAAQIAESVVDILSLLYKGEHIPTVENVQDLVEKMLIEKGHAKVAKAYILYREQHRKIREGKSLLNEGIQLIEDYLDRSDWRVNENSNMSYSLQGLNNHIASAVTAKYWLERIYPPEIRDAHVNCDMHLHDLGLLSAYCVGWDLRDLLLTGFGGVPGKVESRPAKHFRSALGQIVNFFYTLQGESAGAQAFANFDTYLAPFIRYDNLDYAGVKQCLQEFIFNMNIPTRVGFQTPFTNVTLDLTVPHSIADEHVIIGGQFMDETYAQFQKEMDIFNTAFAECMLEGDARHRIFTFPIPTYNISKDFDWDNPSLNLLWEITAKYGIPYFANFVNSDMDPDDARSMCCRLRLDNRELRKRGGGLFGANPLTGSIGVVTINMPRLGYLAKTKDEFFDNLSHLMDLARNSLEIKRKVLENFTANNLYPYTKFYLRDVYKRFKKYWVNHFSTIGLVGMNEACLNLLGQDITTEEGKEFTAQVLDFMRDKITAYQHETGNLYNLEATPAEGVSYRFARHDKNRFPDIITSGKNEPYYTNSIHPPVGFAHDIFDLLDHQDQLQSKFTGGTVVHCFIGEKIDDPQMVKLLVKTIAYNYHIPYFTITPTFSICPVHGYIPGNHKFCPYEHTKEELEMFGIDVEIEDSKPLQIEAQVQQ